Proteins encoded by one window of Paenibacillus sp. DCT19:
- a CDS encoding GNAT family N-acetyltransferase has protein sequence MIVTFPMIETDRLVLRELTISDAQAVFQHFSDARVTQFMDIEPCVSLTEAEEIIQFHIADSGCRYGLFLKLNHELVGTCGFHCWDQGQPSKAEIGFDLTASYWGQGLMHEALTEVVKMGFDHMKVDYIEATVEQANAQSIRLLQKMHFHKHDELVDNLLYYTLTKKEAAGT, from the coding sequence ATGATCGTCACTTTTCCAATGATTGAAACGGATCGATTAGTTCTTAGAGAGCTGACAATATCGGACGCTCAAGCGGTGTTCCAACATTTCTCGGATGCAAGGGTTACTCAATTCATGGATATCGAGCCTTGTGTGAGCCTTACTGAAGCAGAAGAGATCATCCAATTTCATATCGCAGATTCAGGTTGTAGATATGGTCTGTTTCTTAAGCTTAATCATGAGCTTGTAGGCACATGTGGGTTCCATTGTTGGGATCAGGGGCAGCCTTCCAAAGCGGAAATTGGCTTCGATTTGACTGCATCCTATTGGGGTCAAGGTCTAATGCATGAAGCGCTGACCGAGGTCGTCAAAATGGGGTTTGACCACATGAAAGTTGATTATATTGAGGCAACGGTGGAGCAAGCAAATGCTCAATCCATTAGACTCCTGCAAAAGATGCATTTTCATAAACATGATGAGCTTGTTGACAATCTACTCTATTATACGTTGACCAAGAAAGAAGCAGCAGGTACTTAG
- a CDS encoding NUDIX hydrolase: MVIRTVSLCLIRKGDNILVQEIVDPVVKQTFYRPIGGTVEYGENSKDTIIREVKEEIDAEIEEPKLLYVIENIFSYLDNVGHEIDFIYEAELVDRSLYDTNEIQGIEGATPFRAVWKSIPELSSLTSHAQAKLVPDGLLDLLLSGNLDHG, from the coding sequence ATGGTCATTAGAACTGTTTCGCTCTGTCTAATTCGTAAAGGGGATAACATTTTAGTGCAGGAAATCGTTGATCCAGTTGTTAAGCAAACCTTCTATAGACCCATTGGCGGAACCGTAGAGTATGGTGAGAACAGCAAAGATACAATTATCCGAGAAGTAAAGGAAGAAATAGATGCGGAGATCGAAGAGCCAAAGTTGCTATATGTTATCGAAAATATTTTTTCATACTTAGATAATGTGGGTCATGAAATTGATTTTATATATGAAGCTGAACTGGTCGATCGAAGCTTGTATGATACCAACGAAATTCAAGGCATAGAAGGAGCCACTCCGTTCAGAGCGGTATGGAAATCGATCCCTGAACTCTCATCTCTTACATCGCATGCACAAGCAAAACTTGTCCCCGATGGATTGTTAGATTTACTGTTATCAGGCAACTTAGACCATGGCTGA
- a CDS encoding glutathione peroxidase, producing MPTIYDFTVTKTSGERFPLYQYEGKPVLIVNTASKCKYTHQFDDMQKLFDQYKDQGLQIIGFPCNQFAEQEPGSSAEAESFCQINYGVKFPMFSKLDVNGEAAHPLYDFLKRSGPFAGFDETDVQAKLLKLMVADKAPEWLHGDAIKWNFTKFLIDGEGRVIKRFEPIDSIADIQASIEQLL from the coding sequence ATGCCAACCATCTATGATTTTACTGTGACCAAAACGAGTGGCGAACGTTTCCCGCTCTATCAATATGAGGGTAAGCCTGTGCTGATCGTAAATACGGCAAGCAAATGTAAGTATACCCATCAGTTTGATGATATGCAGAAGCTCTTTGACCAGTACAAAGATCAGGGCTTACAGATTATCGGTTTTCCTTGCAATCAGTTTGCAGAACAAGAGCCGGGAAGTAGTGCAGAGGCAGAATCCTTCTGTCAGATTAATTATGGTGTGAAGTTCCCAATGTTCTCGAAATTGGACGTGAATGGTGAAGCAGCTCATCCATTGTATGACTTTCTGAAAAGATCGGGTCCATTCGCAGGTTTTGATGAGACAGATGTACAAGCGAAGTTACTGAAGCTTATGGTCGCGGATAAGGCGCCAGAATGGTTACATGGCGATGCAATCAAATGGAATTTCACTAAATTCCTAATTGATGGCGAGGGACGTGTAATTAAACGTTTTGAACCGATTGATTCCATTGCTGATATTCAGGCAAGCATTGAGCAACTTCTGTAA
- a CDS encoding DUF6886 family protein yields MKLYHFSEESEITIFEPRTIYNQTDAKVWTIDAYHAAHYFFPRECPRVCVWSKEDAEQLNLAQEFGVTSTKRMIAIESDWYDRVREGHIYRYTFESEHFELENEDAGYYTSKCTVRPIAVERMNDLIGAILKEDIEFRVMPSLMLLKQKVLESNVQFSMIRMRNAKE; encoded by the coding sequence ATGAAGCTTTATCATTTTAGTGAAGAATCGGAAATTACAATATTTGAACCAAGAACGATTTATAATCAGACGGATGCCAAAGTGTGGACGATTGATGCGTATCATGCTGCACATTATTTTTTCCCAAGAGAGTGCCCCAGAGTGTGTGTATGGTCTAAGGAAGATGCGGAACAGCTCAATTTAGCTCAAGAATTTGGAGTAACTTCTACCAAACGTATGATAGCGATTGAGTCGGATTGGTATGACCGGGTGCGCGAAGGACACATCTATAGATATACATTTGAGTCTGAGCATTTTGAGCTAGAAAACGAAGATGCAGGTTATTATACTTCGAAATGTACTGTTCGACCAATCGCCGTGGAACGCATGAATGATTTAATCGGTGCAATTTTAAAAGAGGACATTGAGTTCAGGGTCATGCCTTCACTGATGCTATTGAAACAAAAAGTGCTGGAGTCGAATGTACAATTTTCGATGATTCGAATGAGAAATGCAAAGGAGTGA
- a CDS encoding N-acetyltransferase — MDSPKITLQRITRENELACIALRPREDQLSLVASNADSLVHAVKEVTSIPHGIYADDLMVGFVLFDNEVYSDGYYWILRLMIDEKYQGRGYGRSAIKQIINQLKDRTDCRQIRVSHVPHNTVANRLYKRCGFHETGEFEDNGDIILSYSLGVNEHGH; from the coding sequence ATGGACTCGCCCAAAATCACATTACAACGTATTACGAGAGAAAATGAATTAGCTTGTATAGCCCTCAGACCGCGAGAAGATCAATTATCACTCGTTGCTAGTAACGCTGATTCCCTTGTGCATGCGGTGAAAGAGGTTACTTCAATACCTCATGGAATCTATGCAGATGATCTTATGGTTGGGTTTGTCCTATTTGACAACGAAGTGTATTCAGACGGATATTACTGGATCTTGCGGTTGATGATTGACGAGAAATATCAGGGTCGGGGTTATGGGAGAAGTGCGATCAAGCAAATTATTAATCAATTGAAAGATAGAACGGATTGTAGACAAATCAGAGTATCGCATGTGCCTCACAATACGGTAGCTAATCGGTTATATAAGCGGTGTGGATTTCATGAAACAGGTGAGTTTGAAGATAATGGAGACATCATATTGAGCTATTCACTTGGGGTGAATGAACATGGTCATTAG